A single genomic interval of Halorubrum aethiopicum harbors:
- a CDS encoding ArsR/SmtB family transcription factor, with protein sequence MVRDPSREEDPPDPAEVLDALADEAARRIVAALSEPKTASELSEECDVPLSTTYRKLEKLTDASLLNESTDIRRDGQHTTRYSVAFEEVVVSIDEADGRELTVEFERPEPTRDERLADLWSELREET encoded by the coding sequence ATGGTGCGGGATCCGTCGCGCGAGGAGGACCCACCCGACCCCGCGGAGGTGCTCGACGCGCTGGCCGACGAGGCGGCCCGGCGGATCGTCGCGGCGCTCTCGGAGCCCAAGACGGCGAGCGAGCTCTCCGAGGAGTGTGACGTCCCGCTCTCGACGACGTACCGGAAACTGGAGAAGCTCACCGACGCGTCCCTGTTGAACGAGTCGACCGACATCCGACGCGACGGCCAGCACACGACGCGGTACAGCGTCGCGTTCGAGGAGGTCGTCGTCTCGATAGACGAGGCGGACGGGCGCGAACTGACCGTCGAGTTCGAGCGGCCGGAACCGACGCGCGACGAACGGCTGGCCGACCTGTGGTCGGAGCTCCGTGAGGAAACATGA
- a CDS encoding helix-turn-helix domain-containing protein yields MSEAAREELSRRIAGEITLSDDPGATLRKWRTDFDVSQTELADQLGVSSSVISDYESGRRESPGIGVVRRTVEGLLDIDERRGGGRLRQYARVLSAGFESDIVHDLREYATAVPLEDFYEAMGATEVVRGDRDRVNGHTVIDSIQAITRLSSEEFYRLYGQSTNRALVFTRVTRGESPLVAMRVVSPTPNAVVLHGIDADDLWEHAGDLARVDGFSLATSTRDLEACLADLREL; encoded by the coding sequence ATGAGCGAGGCCGCACGCGAGGAGCTCTCCCGCCGGATCGCCGGCGAGATCACGCTCAGCGACGACCCGGGAGCGACCCTCCGGAAGTGGCGGACCGACTTCGACGTCTCACAGACGGAGCTGGCCGACCAGCTCGGCGTGTCCTCGTCCGTGATATCCGACTACGAGAGCGGCCGGCGCGAGAGCCCGGGAATCGGCGTCGTCCGCCGAACCGTGGAGGGGCTCCTCGACATCGACGAGCGGCGCGGCGGCGGCCGGCTCCGCCAGTACGCCCGCGTCCTCTCGGCGGGGTTCGAGAGCGACATCGTCCACGACCTCCGGGAGTACGCGACCGCGGTGCCGCTCGAGGACTTCTACGAGGCGATGGGCGCGACGGAGGTCGTCCGCGGCGACCGCGACCGCGTCAACGGCCACACCGTGATCGACTCCATCCAAGCGATCACGCGGCTGTCGAGCGAGGAGTTCTACCGGCTGTACGGCCAGTCGACCAACCGCGCGCTCGTGTTCACGCGGGTCACCCGCGGGGAGTCGCCGCTCGTCGCGATGCGCGTCGTCAGCCCGACCCCGAACGCGGTCGTACTCCACGGGATCGACGCCGACGACCTGTGGGAGCACGCCGGCGATCTCGCCCGCGTCGACGGCTTCTCGCTCGCGACCTCCACGCGCGACCTGGAGGCGTGTCTGGCGGACCTGCGGGAGCTTTGA
- a CDS encoding 30S ribosomal protein S17e: protein MAIKPKYIKQLANVLLEQYPESFNTDFETNKESVSALTTVESKGVRNRIAGYITQKKSQAAASA from the coding sequence ATGGCCATCAAGCCCAAGTACATCAAACAGCTCGCGAACGTCCTCTTGGAGCAGTATCCGGAGTCGTTCAACACCGACTTCGAGACGAACAAGGAGAGCGTCTCCGCGCTGACGACCGTCGAGTCCAAGGGCGTCCGCAACCGTATCGCCGGCTACATCACTCAGAAGAAGTCGCAGGCGGCCGCTTCGGCCTGA
- a CDS encoding DUF447 domain-containing protein, whose translation MSPDGWPVDLRGVTESVVATLGPNDLWNVAALGLHAPDEPGESVTARTYGRTRTRRNFTERGGGVVQFTADPREFVDAALTVREEADPVLPDADAWVEVDAREIDAETRGDVTVRTWALDPVESAVLSERVPTINRGFGAVVDATVAASRLDVPAYDTAELLDRLRYFADVVDRCGGPAEREAFARIDGATGWRAIAAERGLDADGVADDDDSVGSDDSDDSNDSDDSP comes from the coding sequence GTGAGCCCCGACGGTTGGCCGGTCGATCTCCGGGGAGTCACGGAGTCCGTCGTCGCCACTCTCGGTCCGAACGACCTGTGGAACGTCGCCGCGCTCGGGCTCCACGCGCCCGACGAACCCGGTGAATCCGTCACCGCCCGGACGTACGGCCGGACCCGGACCCGGCGGAACTTCACCGAGCGCGGCGGCGGCGTGGTCCAGTTCACCGCCGACCCGCGCGAGTTCGTCGACGCGGCGCTCACCGTCCGCGAGGAGGCCGATCCCGTCCTCCCGGACGCAGACGCCTGGGTCGAGGTCGACGCGAGGGAGATCGACGCCGAGACCCGAGGGGACGTCACCGTGCGGACCTGGGCACTCGACCCCGTCGAGAGCGCGGTCCTCTCCGAGCGAGTGCCCACGATCAACCGGGGGTTCGGCGCGGTCGTCGACGCGACCGTGGCGGCCTCGCGGCTCGACGTCCCCGCGTACGACACGGCGGAGCTGCTCGACCGCCTGCGATACTTCGCCGACGTCGTCGATCGGTGCGGCGGACCGGCGGAGCGCGAGGCGTTCGCGCGGATCGACGGGGCGACCGGCTGGCGGGCGATCGCGGCGGAACGCGGACTCGACGCGGACGGGGTCGCGGACGACGACGACTCGGTCGGTTCGGACGACTCGGATGATTCAAACGACTCGGACGACTCGCCGTGA
- a CDS encoding DUF1684 domain-containing protein encodes MSDQAYADRLAANREEKDEFFAEHPQSPIPPEHREGFDGLEYFPPDPDYRVEATVTVHDEPEPVEMETTASNPVRYLRVVTFAFEIDGEEHELAGYRQEGEDGEIFVPFRDKTTGQQTYYQGRYMELDPAEELEDGDAVVIDFNLAYSPFCAYSETFACPLPPEENWLEIVVPAGEKAPDLE; translated from the coding sequence ATGAGCGACCAGGCGTACGCCGACCGGCTCGCCGCCAACCGCGAGGAGAAGGACGAGTTCTTCGCCGAACACCCGCAGTCGCCGATCCCGCCGGAGCACCGCGAGGGGTTCGACGGGCTCGAGTACTTCCCGCCGGATCCCGACTACCGCGTCGAGGCGACCGTGACCGTCCACGACGAGCCCGAGCCCGTCGAGATGGAGACGACCGCGAGCAACCCGGTCCGCTACCTCCGGGTCGTGACGTTCGCCTTCGAGATCGACGGTGAGGAACACGAGCTCGCCGGCTATCGTCAGGAGGGCGAGGACGGCGAGATATTCGTCCCGTTCCGCGACAAGACCACGGGCCAGCAGACGTACTACCAGGGACGGTACATGGAGCTGGACCCGGCCGAGGAACTCGAGGACGGCGACGCCGTCGTGATCGACTTCAACCTCGCGTACAGCCCCTTCTGTGCGTACAGCGAGACGTTCGCGTGCCCGCTCCCGCCCGAGGAGAACTGGCTGGAGATCGTGGTCCCCGCCGGCGAGAAGGCACCCGATCTGGAATAG
- a CDS encoding HVO_2753 family zinc finger protein, with the protein MSDTESRGTKQCVSCGIQVSGMNAARFSCPDCGATIHRCAKCRKQSNLYECHDCGFRGP; encoded by the coding sequence ATGAGCGATACCGAAAGCCGGGGCACGAAGCAGTGTGTCTCCTGTGGCATCCAGGTGTCCGGGATGAACGCCGCGCGGTTCTCCTGCCCGGACTGTGGCGCGACGATCCACCGGTGTGCGAAGTGCCGGAAGCAGAGCAACCTCTACGAGTGCCACGACTGCGGCTTCCGGGGGCCCTGA
- a CDS encoding tripartite tricarboxylate transporter permease, which translates to MDALVRPVLDPTFAGAALAFLFCGAALGTVSGLVPGLHANNFALLLAGLAPSIPADPLLVGVAMLGAGVVHSFLDIVPALALGVPDAATAVAALPGHRLVIAGRGREALRLSAVGSGLAVALAVPFAVPITWIMARGYPTVRAHLPLLLGAVVAFLVVTESSKRAAVGGLVAFLASAALGVATLDVDPSAPLDAGGVLAPLFAGLFGAPVLVDALGGDGVPPQSDARITMGRRDLGVSATAGSLAGAVVGYVPGISAAIASVAALPAVPESEADRGFIVATSGANTANTVFALFALAALGTPRTGVTVAVDRAEVPLALPILLVACATAAACGFTLLLLVGDAYLRVVGNADYTRLSIGVLCLLGCVSYAFAGSFGVGVFLVAAVLGLVPPRLGARRVHLMGVLIGPLMLG; encoded by the coding sequence ATGGACGCGCTCGTCCGGCCGGTTCTGGACCCGACCTTCGCCGGAGCCGCGCTCGCCTTCCTGTTCTGCGGGGCGGCCCTCGGCACCGTGAGCGGGCTCGTCCCCGGACTCCACGCGAACAACTTCGCGCTGCTGCTCGCGGGGCTCGCGCCCTCGATCCCCGCCGACCCGCTGCTCGTCGGCGTCGCCATGCTCGGCGCGGGAGTCGTCCACTCCTTTCTCGACATCGTCCCCGCGCTCGCGCTCGGCGTGCCCGACGCCGCGACCGCGGTCGCCGCGCTGCCCGGCCACCGGCTCGTCATCGCGGGTCGCGGTCGGGAGGCCCTCCGTCTCTCCGCGGTCGGGTCCGGGCTCGCGGTCGCGCTGGCGGTGCCCTTCGCGGTCCCGATCACCTGGATCATGGCGCGGGGCTACCCGACCGTCCGGGCGCATCTTCCCCTCCTGCTCGGGGCGGTCGTCGCCTTCCTCGTCGTCACCGAGTCCTCGAAGCGGGCCGCGGTCGGCGGGTTGGTCGCCTTCCTCGCGAGCGCCGCGCTCGGCGTCGCCACCCTTGACGTCGACCCGTCGGCACCGCTGGACGCGGGCGGGGTGCTCGCGCCGCTCTTCGCCGGCCTGTTCGGCGCGCCCGTGCTCGTCGACGCGCTCGGCGGCGACGGCGTCCCCCCGCAGTCGGACGCCCGGATCACGATGGGGAGACGCGACCTCGGCGTCAGCGCGACCGCGGGCTCGCTCGCCGGCGCGGTCGTCGGTTACGTACCGGGGATCTCGGCGGCCATCGCGAGCGTCGCGGCGCTACCCGCGGTCCCGGAGAGCGAGGCGGACCGCGGGTTCATCGTCGCCACGAGCGGGGCCAACACGGCCAACACCGTGTTCGCGCTGTTCGCGCTCGCCGCCCTCGGTACGCCGCGGACCGGGGTCACGGTCGCCGTCGACCGCGCCGAGGTGCCGCTCGCGCTGCCGATCCTCCTCGTCGCCTGCGCCACCGCGGCGGCATGCGGGTTCACGCTCCTCCTCCTCGTCGGCGACGCGTACCTCCGGGTGGTCGGGAACGCCGACTACACTCGGCTCTCGATCGGCGTCCTCTGTCTGCTCGGCTGCGTCTCCTACGCGTTCGCGGGCTCGTTCGGCGTCGGCGTCTTCCTCGTCGCCGCGGTCCTCGGTCTCGTTCCGCCGCGGCTCGGCGCGCGGCGCGTCCATCTGATGGGCGTCCTGATCGGGCCGCTGATGTTGGGGTGA
- a CDS encoding triphosphoribosyl-dephospho-CoA synthase: MTGGSPADDAALALLLEVAGTPKPGNVDRHRDLADLRFESFLAGAVGAREGLERAARGAAVGHAFERAVAGMADRAGTNTQFGCLLLLVPLLRATRTGDLSPDGLDRVTRATTVDDAVAFYRAFDRVDVAVGDPPEDATALDVRRGADTEPVLRERGLTLRDVMATSASAGDGLDRVPDRNAQEWVEGFPRTFRAAEWILADEGPLTDRAARAFLGLLGTEPDTLVATAHGPAAAREASAEARAVVSGADPTTDADPTTPPDGTPSDGTPPDADAVHGIDLDAAESLAASFLERGINPGTTADLTCAALYVALRRGAETSEAGASRNGSEAEP, translated from the coding sequence GTGACGGGAGGATCTCCCGCGGACGACGCCGCCCTCGCGCTGCTGCTCGAGGTCGCGGGGACGCCGAAGCCCGGGAACGTCGACCGCCACCGCGACCTCGCGGACCTCCGGTTCGAGTCGTTCCTCGCCGGTGCGGTCGGGGCCCGCGAGGGACTCGAGCGCGCGGCCCGCGGCGCGGCGGTCGGCCACGCGTTCGAGCGCGCGGTCGCCGGGATGGCCGACCGGGCGGGGACGAACACGCAGTTCGGCTGTCTGTTGCTTCTCGTCCCGCTCCTCCGTGCGACCCGGACCGGCGACCTCTCGCCGGACGGCCTCGACCGCGTGACCCGTGCCACGACCGTCGACGACGCGGTCGCGTTCTACCGGGCGTTCGATCGCGTCGACGTCGCGGTCGGGGATCCCCCTGAGGACGCGACCGCGCTCGACGTGCGCCGGGGGGCCGACACCGAGCCGGTCCTCCGGGAGCGTGGGCTCACCCTCCGTGACGTGATGGCGACGTCGGCGAGCGCCGGTGACGGTCTCGACCGGGTCCCCGACCGCAACGCACAGGAGTGGGTCGAGGGGTTCCCGCGGACGTTCCGCGCCGCCGAGTGGATCCTCGCCGACGAGGGGCCGTTGACGGACCGGGCCGCCAGGGCCTTCCTCGGCCTGCTCGGGACCGAGCCGGACACGCTGGTCGCGACGGCGCACGGGCCGGCGGCCGCGCGCGAGGCGAGCGCGGAGGCGCGCGCGGTCGTCTCGGGCGCGGATCCGACGACGGACGCGGACCCGACGACTCCCCCCGACGGCACCCCGTCCGACGGCACCCCGCCCGACGCCGACGCGGTCCATGGGATCGACCTCGACGCGGCCGAGTCGCTCGCGGCGTCGTTCCTCGAGCGGGGGATCAATCCCGGGACGACGGCGGATCTCACCTGCGCGGCGCTGTACGTCGCGCTTCGTCGCGGGGCGGAGACGAGCGAAGCGGGAGCGTCGAGAAACGGGAGCGAGGCGGAGCCGTGA
- a CDS encoding tRNA-dihydrouridine synthase, producing MTAPSPTPSSPPAAPAAADPFLVAASLSGESDAAWARAAAEHVDCAVLGGIALDPASREAARDLVARGRSEFLPEDPIAWIDRQLGSLADAPVRPGVNVRSATLEPVREAAAVCADHGAVCEINAHCRQPELRAAGCGETLLADRDRLADYVAAAAGTGATTSVKVRTEVEGVDLVAVARAVAEAGGDWIHVDAMDSEAVVAEVAAAARSAVAGASVPVDTDSPAPPTVVANNGVRGRETVREYAAYGADAVSVGRPSDDPRVLSRVADAVAAWRDGDLIERSDEPGREVSR from the coding sequence GTGACCGCCCCGTCGCCGACGCCGTCGTCTCCGCCGGCGGCCCCCGCGGCCGCCGACCCGTTCCTCGTCGCCGCGAGCCTCAGCGGCGAGTCGGACGCGGCGTGGGCGCGGGCGGCCGCCGAGCACGTCGACTGCGCGGTCCTGGGCGGGATCGCGCTCGACCCGGCGAGCCGCGAAGCCGCCCGCGACCTCGTCGCCCGCGGGCGTTCCGAGTTCCTCCCCGAGGACCCGATCGCGTGGATCGACCGGCAGTTGGGATCGCTCGCCGACGCGCCGGTCCGACCCGGGGTCAACGTCCGGAGCGCGACCCTCGAGCCCGTCCGCGAGGCGGCCGCGGTCTGTGCCGATCACGGAGCGGTGTGTGAGATCAACGCCCACTGCCGGCAGCCGGAGCTCCGCGCGGCCGGCTGCGGGGAGACGCTGCTCGCGGACCGCGACCGCCTCGCCGACTACGTCGCGGCCGCGGCCGGAACCGGCGCGACCACGAGCGTGAAGGTCCGCACGGAGGTCGAGGGCGTCGACCTCGTCGCGGTCGCGCGCGCGGTCGCCGAGGCGGGCGGGGACTGGATCCACGTCGACGCGATGGACTCGGAGGCGGTCGTCGCCGAGGTCGCGGCGGCGGCGCGCTCGGCGGTCGCCGGCGCGTCCGTGCCCGTCGACACCGACTCTCCCGCCCCCCCGACGGTCGTCGCCAACAACGGCGTCAGGGGTCGCGAGACGGTTCGCGAGTACGCGGCGTACGGGGCCGACGCGGTGAGCGTCGGCCGGCCGAGCGACGACCCGCGGGTCCTCTCGCGGGTCGCGGACGCGGTCGCCGCGTGGCGCGACGGGGACCTGATCGAGCGGTCCGACGAGCCGGGGCGGGAGGTGTCGCGGTGA
- a CDS encoding (Fe-S)-binding protein: MTALQAATRETFWTIGPVGKAAFYWLAAVAILAFGYGVYARFAAYARGSEDPRDRLSNLPRRVVSATRTVLSNENQFDGDLYTGVMHTFVLWGFLVLLVATTILGIDIDLYRPLAGESFWVGDFYLVYQFAVDAFGLLFVVGVGMAMFRRYRERDGRLWGKHTSLEDDAFVWTLFLLGVGGFVLEAIGIVGQPARADEAVSFVGMAMAAGFEAAGLTTGGAEAVYGVVWWSHSLLAFAFIAWIPYAKPFHMISSFANVVVRDETAGARLPNVPADLDHTNAESLDDFTWKELLDGDACTKCGRCTDACPADTVGRNLDPRDVILDLKAYRESVVDDPVAGRRDDGTVATDGGVASAAAGDGGTVPIVADEGGVIASESMESCMSCMACMDACPVDIEHLTSFTRMNRQLVDEGAVDSNLQDVFQDVMTKGNTFGESQSTRGDWADDLEFTVDDARETEVEYLWYVGDYPSFDDRNRKVARALARLFEEAGVEFGILFDDERNDGNDVRRIGEEFLYLELAGHHVETFADCEFEKIVCTDPHSYNTMKNEYPEVDFAEFADDPMMPFDREEPWNADGEIDVLHWTQVVEDLVNDGRLDLSGDELDYTVTYHDPCHLGRYNDEYEAPRELIRATGAELYEMPRSRSDSFCCGGGGGGLWTEHDEEVKPSEERLREALEDTDAGDGIEKFVVACPMCTTMFEDGRKTGGFEDDVEIVDVAELLIEAVETAS; the protein is encoded by the coding sequence ATCCTCGCGTTCGGCTACGGCGTCTACGCCCGGTTCGCGGCGTACGCGCGCGGGAGCGAGGACCCCCGTGACCGGCTCTCGAATCTCCCCCGCCGCGTCGTCTCGGCGACGCGGACGGTCCTCTCGAACGAGAACCAGTTCGACGGGGACCTGTACACCGGCGTGATGCACACGTTCGTGCTCTGGGGGTTCCTCGTCCTGCTCGTCGCCACGACGATCCTCGGGATCGACATCGACCTCTACCGCCCGCTCGCCGGCGAGTCCTTCTGGGTCGGCGACTTCTACCTCGTGTACCAGTTCGCCGTCGACGCGTTCGGCCTGCTGTTCGTCGTCGGCGTCGGGATGGCGATGTTCCGGCGCTACCGCGAGCGCGACGGACGGCTGTGGGGCAAACACACCTCGCTCGAGGACGACGCGTTCGTCTGGACGCTGTTCCTCCTCGGCGTCGGCGGCTTCGTGCTCGAGGCCATCGGCATCGTCGGCCAGCCGGCGCGCGCGGACGAGGCGGTGAGCTTCGTCGGCATGGCGATGGCCGCCGGCTTCGAGGCGGCGGGGCTGACGACCGGGGGCGCGGAGGCGGTCTACGGCGTCGTCTGGTGGAGCCACTCGCTTCTCGCCTTCGCCTTCATCGCGTGGATCCCCTACGCGAAGCCGTTCCACATGATCTCCTCGTTCGCGAACGTCGTCGTCCGCGACGAGACGGCCGGCGCGCGGCTCCCGAACGTCCCCGCCGACCTCGATCACACGAACGCGGAGTCGCTCGACGACTTCACCTGGAAGGAGCTGCTGGACGGCGACGCCTGTACCAAGTGCGGCCGGTGTACCGACGCCTGCCCGGCCGACACGGTCGGACGGAACCTGGACCCCCGCGACGTGATCCTGGACCTGAAGGCGTACCGCGAGTCCGTGGTCGACGACCCGGTGGCGGGGAGACGCGACGACGGGACCGTCGCGACCGACGGCGGCGTGGCGAGCGCCGCCGCCGGCGACGGCGGCACCGTCCCCATCGTCGCCGACGAGGGCGGCGTCATCGCGAGCGAGTCGATGGAGTCGTGTATGTCGTGTATGGCGTGTATGGACGCCTGTCCCGTCGACATCGAGCACCTCACCTCCTTCACCCGCATGAACCGCCAGCTGGTCGACGAGGGCGCGGTCGACTCGAACCTCCAGGACGTCTTCCAGGACGTGATGACGAAGGGGAACACCTTCGGCGAGTCGCAGTCGACGCGGGGCGACTGGGCCGACGACCTCGAGTTCACGGTCGACGACGCCCGCGAGACCGAGGTGGAGTACCTCTGGTACGTGGGCGACTACCCAAGCTTCGACGACCGGAACAGGAAGGTCGCCCGCGCGCTCGCCCGGCTGTTCGAGGAGGCCGGCGTCGAGTTCGGCATCCTCTTCGACGACGAGAGGAACGACGGCAACGACGTCAGACGGATCGGCGAGGAGTTCCTCTACCTCGAACTCGCCGGCCACCACGTGGAGACGTTCGCGGACTGCGAGTTCGAGAAGATCGTCTGCACGGACCCGCACTCGTACAACACGATGAAAAACGAGTACCCCGAGGTCGACTTCGCGGAGTTCGCCGACGACCCGATGATGCCGTTCGACCGCGAGGAGCCGTGGAACGCCGACGGCGAGATCGACGTGCTCCACTGGACGCAGGTCGTCGAGGACCTCGTGAACGACGGCCGGCTCGACCTCTCGGGCGACGAGCTCGACTACACCGTCACCTACCACGACCCCTGTCACCTCGGGCGGTACAACGACGAGTACGAGGCCCCCCGCGAGCTGATCCGTGCGACCGGCGCGGAGCTGTACGAGATGCCCCGCTCGCGGTCGGACTCCTTCTGTTGTGGCGGCGGCGGCGGCGGCCTCTGGACCGAACACGACGAGGAGGTCAAACCGAGCGAGGAGCGCCTCCGCGAGGCGCTCGAGGACACCGACGCGGGCGACGGAATCGAGAAGTTCGTCGTCGCCTGCCCGATGTGTACGACCATGTTCGAGGACGGCCGGAAGACGGGGGGCTTCGAGGACGACGTCGAGATCGTCGACGTGGCGGAGCTGCTGATCGAGGCGGTGGAGACGGCGAGCTGA
- a CDS encoding DUF7521 family protein: MTTHIDLTIIVAKTAILVLGGSITYYALRAFERTGDPSLRALGIGFGVVTVGALVGGVSHQIIGADLAVGIAIDSLLTAAGFAVIVYSLYVE; the protein is encoded by the coding sequence ATGACAACGCACATCGACCTGACGATAATCGTGGCAAAGACCGCCATCCTCGTGTTGGGTGGCTCGATCACCTACTACGCGCTCCGGGCGTTCGAGCGCACCGGCGACCCCTCGCTGCGGGCGCTCGGGATCGGCTTCGGCGTGGTCACCGTCGGCGCGCTGGTCGGCGGGGTCTCCCACCAGATCATCGGCGCGGATCTCGCGGTGGGGATCGCGATCGACAGCCTGCTGACGGCCGCCGGCTTCGCGGTGATCGTCTACTCGCTGTACGTGGAGTGA
- a CDS encoding elongation factor 1-beta produces the protein MGDVAAKIKVMPNSPEVDLDELQDDLEAALPQGARIRGFERDDVAFGLVALLPTVIVPDDAGGTEAVEEAFAAVEDVESVAVENVGRL, from the coding sequence ATGGGAGACGTCGCCGCCAAGATCAAGGTCATGCCGAACAGCCCCGAGGTCGACCTCGACGAGCTTCAAGACGACCTCGAGGCCGCGCTCCCGCAGGGCGCGCGCATCCGCGGCTTCGAGCGCGACGACGTCGCGTTCGGCCTCGTCGCGCTCCTCCCGACCGTGATCGTCCCCGACGACGCGGGCGGCACCGAGGCCGTCGAGGAGGCGTTCGCGGCGGTCGAGGACGTCGAGTCCGTCGCCGTCGAGAACGTCGGCCGGCTGTAG
- a CDS encoding HpcH/HpaI aldolase family protein has product MDLKRKLVEGDRPVGGWCAVPSPGVAEALATADFDFVTVDTEHSAATAESVENMLRAIEAAPGDAEALVRVADVEPARIKRVLDAGPSAIMAPQIDSPAAARELVELCRYPPQAASENGSGDDPAGPGDPADSTDPGERVDADGYRGRRGVAGSRASDFGRRLDGYLRSGADDIAVIAQIETPRAVEAAGEIAAVPGIDALFVGPADLSASLGRFGEYDHPAFVDVVEETIAAANDEGVPVGTLATSDELIDRWVEAGYDYLIAGTDIGFLSVGADRAIERYEGQL; this is encoded by the coding sequence ATGGACCTGAAACGCAAGCTCGTGGAGGGGGACCGTCCGGTCGGCGGCTGGTGTGCGGTGCCCTCGCCGGGCGTCGCGGAGGCGCTGGCGACGGCCGACTTCGACTTCGTGACCGTCGACACCGAACACTCCGCGGCCACGGCCGAATCCGTCGAGAACATGCTGCGGGCGATCGAGGCGGCCCCCGGCGACGCGGAGGCGCTGGTGCGCGTCGCCGACGTCGAGCCGGCCCGGATCAAGCGCGTGCTCGACGCCGGGCCGTCGGCGATCATGGCCCCGCAGATCGACTCGCCGGCGGCGGCGCGAGAACTCGTCGAACTGTGTCGATACCCGCCGCAGGCCGCGAGCGAGAACGGGAGCGGAGACGACCCGGCAGGTCCGGGCGACCCGGCGGACTCGACCGACCCGGGAGAGCGCGTCGACGCCGACGGCTACCGCGGTCGACGCGGCGTGGCCGGCAGCCGGGCCTCGGACTTCGGGCGACGGCTCGACGGCTATCTCCGATCCGGGGCCGACGACATCGCGGTGATCGCCCAGATCGAGACCCCGCGGGCGGTCGAGGCGGCCGGCGAGATCGCGGCGGTCCCCGGGATCGACGCGCTGTTCGTCGGGCCCGCCGACCTCTCGGCGTCGCTGGGACGGTTCGGCGAGTACGACCATCCCGCGTTCGTGGACGTGGTCGAGGAGACGATCGCGGCCGCGAACGACGAAGGGGTGCCGGTCGGGACGCTGGCGACGAGCGATGAGCTGATCGACCGCTGGGTGGAGGCGGGCTACGACTACCTGATCGCCGGAACGGACATCGGGTTCCTCTCCGTGGGGGCCGACCGGGCGATCGAGCGGTACGAAGGGCAGTTGTAG
- a CDS encoding DUF7853 family protein gives MPSRRTDTVDLTLSREEAWVAHAALLDACERAVDAGGDASPYRRPIARIERGDELDANGTALLRDALVDYLGDAPVRDRAPGRALLRRTDDAVDSTPRRA, from the coding sequence ATGCCCTCTCGGAGAACCGACACGGTCGACCTGACGCTCTCCCGCGAGGAGGCGTGGGTCGCGCACGCGGCGCTGCTCGACGCCTGCGAGCGCGCCGTCGACGCCGGCGGGGACGCCTCCCCGTACCGCCGGCCCATCGCCCGCATCGAGCGCGGGGACGAACTCGACGCGAACGGAACCGCGCTGCTCCGGGACGCCCTCGTCGACTACCTCGGCGACGCGCCCGTCCGCGACCGCGCTCCCGGCCGGGCGCTGCTCCGCCGGACCGACGACGCCGTCGATTCGACCCCGCGTCGCGCCTGA